The sequence CGGCACGGCGGCGGTGTCCGGGCCCGCGGTCGACCGGAACAGCACCCCCTCGCACCAGGCGAGCAGCAGCTGGCCGTGCCGCTTCGGCGCCGGCGAGCCGAGCCGCGCCAGCACCTCCGTGGCCGCCTCCTCGAACCTCCCACCCATCCCGTCGTAGACCGCACGCAGCTCGGGCCTGCGGGTGGCCTCGAGGGCGAGCTCGTACCTGGCGATGGTGTGCGCACGGCTGTCGGTGACCAGCTGGTGCAGCAGGTCACCGACCTGGTTGGCTAACACGACCGGGTCGTCCGGCTGCGCACCGTCGGCGGCTGTCACGGCGTTCGCCGTCTCAAGCGCGGACGCCCGGGTCAGCGCCAGCTCGAGCAACGCCGACCGCGACCTGGCGTAGTACGACGTGGAGCCGGGCGGCAGCTCCGCGCGTTCGTCGACGGCGCGGTGGGTGAGGCCGCGCGCGCCGCGCTCGGTCAGCAGCGCGAGCGCGGCGTCACCGATGCGGTCCGGACGAGACGTAGCCGACACCTGGGCAGCATAGCGCGTCCGGCTCTACAGGTGTAGAGTCCTCTACGGATGTAGAGGAGG comes from Streptosporangiales bacterium and encodes:
- a CDS encoding TetR family transcriptional regulator, with the translated sequence MSATSRPDRIGDAALALLTERGARGLTHRAVDERAELPPGSTSYYARSRSALLELALTRASALETANAVTAADGAQPDDPVVLANQVGDLLHQLVTDSRAHTIARYELALEATRRPELRAVYDGMGGRFEEAATEVLARLGSPAPKRHGQLLLAWCEGVLFRSTAGPDTAAVPTRRELRATARDLIASMLA